Part of the Thermoleophilaceae bacterium genome, TGACAGCACCTCGAGCACCTCTTCCACGGGGATCCCCATCGCGGCGGCGATCTGCCACGGGGTAGGCGACGAGCCGAGCTCGCTTGACAGCTCTTCGACCACACCGCTGAGGCGCAGAACGCGTTCTTGCATGCCACGCGAGACGTGGACAGACCAGCTCAAGTCGCGGAAGTGACGGCGGAGCTCGCCCAGGATCGTCGGGACGGCATAGCTTGAGAACTCGGTGCCACGATCTGCGTCGTAGCGGTCGATCGCCTTGACAAGGGCGAGGCTCGCGACCTGCATGAGGTCCTCGAGCGGCTCGCTGCGGTTCCGGTAGCGGCGGGCGAGCATGTGCGCAAGTGGCAGGAAGCGCTCTATAAGCTCGCGACGGGCACGCAGGTCGCCATCGCGCCGATAGCTGACGAAGAGCAGTGCTTCCTGGCGCTTCGCGCGGGGGCTTCCGCGGCTGGCGCGGCGGGAAATGGGAACGGCAACAGCAAGCTGCATGGAGCCCTCCGAACGGATCGTGTACGTGAAAGATCCGTTCGCGTGCCCCGCCTCGCACTCCGTCTCTTCCGGGCCTCCCGGCGTCGCTAGGCGTCATCTCGCCTCGTGCAGCCGGTTCGCAAGCCCTGCCTACTAGGTTCCCACTCGCTGACGTGGCCGCACTCACCCGTACGGAGGAGAACGTCCGAAGTCGAACGTCCCGTTCCGACTCGCTACTCTGCGTCCACCCTCGTTTCTCGTCGCGCGGATCTCATCGTGGTCTCTCACCTGGATGCGCTCTCGGCGGAGTCGACGTCGCTCCCCATGCCGGAACGGACGGTGCGGCTGCGCGCGGTTTTCGAGCACAGCCGCAACGCGATGCTCATCGCGGACGACCAGCGGCACTTCCGCGACGCGAACGACGCGGCCTGTCGCCTGCTCGGCGCTCCACGCGGTTGGATTCTGAACCACCGCATTGACGACGTCACGCCCGCCGAGCAGCGGCCCGCGATGGACGAGATTTGGACGGCGTTCCTGAAGGAGGGCACGCAGGCGGGTCAGTTCGAGCTGCAGCTGCCAGATGGGAGGCGCGAGGCGGTGGACTACAGCGCCACGGCCAACATCGTGCCGGGGATGCACCTATCGATCCTGCTGCCGCTCGTGCCGGGCCTGCCGGAGCCGGGGATCCCCGAGGGGGAATCCACCGCGCTGACCCGCCGCGAAGCCCAGGTGATGGGCCTCATCGCGCTCGGCTCGAATACCGAGGAGATCGCGGAGCGGCTCGCGATCACGCAGGAGACGGCGCGCTCGCACGCAAAGAACGCGATGCGGAAGCTGGGTGCCCGCAGCCGCGCGCACGCGGTGGCGCTCGCGCTCGCGCGCGGCGAGCTGACGCTTTCCTAGCGCGCATTTCGGGTAAGCGCCACGCATGCCGCGCTCGATCTGGAACGGGACGATCACGTTCGGCCTCGTCAACGTGCCGATCAAGCTGTACTCGGCCACCGAGTCGAAGACGGTCCACTTCCACGAGGTGCACATCCGCGACGGGGCGCAGATCGAGCATCGCCGCTACTGCACCAAGGAGGACAAGGAGGTGGACTACAAGGACGTGGTCAAGGGCTACGAGGTGTCAGAGGGCACCTACGTCGTGCTCGAGAAGGACGAGGTGAAGGCGGCGGCGGGCGACCGCGGGAAGGTCGTTCACCTCACCGAGTTCGTGCCCGCGGAGGACATCGATCCGGTGTTCTTCGACCGCACCTACTACGTGGGCGCCGGTGACGACAAGGACGCGTACCGCCTCCTCCGCGAGGCGCTGAAGCACAGCGGGCGTGCGGGAATCGGCCGCTTCAGCTTCCACAACCGCGAGTACCTCGTGGCGGTCCGTGCGCTCGACGAGGCGCTGGCGCTCCACACGCTGCGCTTTCACGACGAGGTGGTGTCGGGCGACGACCTCGAGATGCCGTCCGCGGGCCGCAAGCCGAGCAATCAGGAGCTCCAGATGGCGGACCGCCTGATCGACACGCTCGACGTGAAGTTCGACCCGTCGAAGTACGAGGACACCTACCGCGACGCCGTGCTCGACCTGATCAAGCGCAAGTCCAAGGGCGAGGAGATCGACCTCACCGAGCAGGAGGAGCCCGCGCACGGCGACGACCTGATGGCTGCGCTCGAGGCCAGCCTGGGGAGCAAGAAGTAGCCGTGGCCCGCGCGCTCTGGAGCGGCTCCCTCAGCTTCGGCCTCGTGAATGTGCCGGTGCAGCTCGTGAGCGCCGCACGCGACCTCGACTACCACTTTCACGAGCTCCACGAGAAGGACAAGGCGCGCATCGAGCAGCGCCGCTTCTGCAAGGAGGAGGACATCGAGGTGGGCTTCGAGGAGGTGGCGCACAGCTACGACCTCGACGGCAAGCAGGTGGTGGTCACCGACGAGGAGCTCGGCTCCGTGCAGCCGCGCAAGACCCGCACCATCGAGGTGGAGGCGTTCGTGCACCTCGCGGACGTGGACCCGATCTTCTTCGACCATCCGTACTTCCTCGTGCCGGCCGGCGAGAGCGAGGGCACTTTGCGCGCCTACCGGCTGCTGGTGGAGGCGATGGAGAAGTCCGGCCGGGCCGCGCTCGGCCGCTTCGTGATGCGCACGAAGGAGTACCTCGCGGCGGTGCGCCCGCGCGACGGCGCGCTCACCCTCACCACCATGCTCTTCCACGACGAGGTGCGCTCGACGTCCGACGTTCCCACCGGCGGGAAGAAGCCGGCGAAGAAGGAGCTCGACCAGGCGGTGGCGCTGATCGAGGAGTTGTCCACCGACTGGAAGCCGGAGCGCTACGAGGACTGCTACCGCGAGCGCCTGCGCCGTGTGATCGAGGACAAGCGCAAGCGGCGCAAGATCGAGGCGCCCGAGCCGGAGAAGCAGCCTGCGTCCACGCCCGACCTGATGGCGGCTCTCGAGCAAACGCTCGCCAACGCCCGCGCCGGGCGGCCCATCCGCGAGGAGCCGTCCCAAGACGGCGAGCTGGAGGACCTGAGCCGCGACGAGCTCAACGAGCGCGCCAAGGACGCCGGCATCAAGGGCCGCTCGAAGATGTCCAAGAAGGAGCTGGTCGACGCGCTGACAGACGGCTAGCTGACGCGTGAATTAGTCTCGCCGCTGGAGGCTTTTTGGGGTGAGTGGAGGAAGCGCACACGAGTCCTCGCTGCCTGCGCTGCTCGAGGGTCCACAGCGCAGCAGGTTCGTGGGACGGCAGCTCGAACTCGAGCGTCTCGGCCTGGCTCTGGAGCGGGCCGGGGAGATTCCGCGCCAGCTCGTGCTCGTGGTGGGCGAGCCAGGGATCGGCAAGTCGAGGATCCTCACGCAGTTCGCCCACCAGGCCGTGGGGTCGGGGGCGCGGGTTCTGTACGGGCGCACGGACCCCGACGGCCTCTTTCCGTACGGGCCATTTGTGGAGGCGCTCGGCGGGCTGTTCCCCGACACCGACCTCATGAGCGGCGGCGACTCCGCGCAGGCGCGCCTCCAGCTGTTCGACGCGGTGTCGGCGTTGATCGCCGGCACCACAGGCGAGCAGCCGGTGCTGCTCATGCTGGAGGACCTTCACTGGGCTGACGAGCCCACGCTGCTACTCCTCAGGCACGTGCTGCGCTCGCCGGACGAGCGCCGGCTGCTCGTGGTGAGCACGTCTCGCGACGCCGAGCTGTACCGCTCGCCCGCCCTGGACAATGCGCTGGCGGAGATCGAGGCCGACGTGCCGGTGGAGCGCATCCACCTGCGCGGCCTCGCCGTGGACGACGTGGCTGCGCTGGCACGTGAGGCGATCGGGCGCGAGCCGGACGCGGGTGTGGCGCGCTCGATCCACGAGGAGACGAGCGGCAACCCGTTCTTCGTGCTCGAGCTCGCTTCCCACGTTGCGGAATCGCCCAGCGGCGAAGCGCCGCTGCCGGAGAGCGTGCGCGAGGTGATCCTCAGCCGGCTTCGCCGTCTCACCTGGCCGACGCAACGCGCGCTGTCCGTGGCCGCGGCACTCGGAGCGGAGTTCGACCTCGAACTGCTCGAGCGTGTGGTGAACGTCGAGCGCGACGCTCTCGAGCAGGCCGGCGAAGCCGGGCTGGTTGGAGAGGT contains:
- a CDS encoding Ku protein, whose protein sequence is MARALWSGSLSFGLVNVPVQLVSAARDLDYHFHELHEKDKARIEQRRFCKEEDIEVGFEEVAHSYDLDGKQVVVTDEELGSVQPRKTRTIEVEAFVHLADVDPIFFDHPYFLVPAGESEGTLRAYRLLVEAMEKSGRAALGRFVMRTKEYLAAVRPRDGALTLTTMLFHDEVRSTSDVPTGGKKPAKKELDQAVALIEELSTDWKPERYEDCYRERLRRVIEDKRKRRKIEAPEPEKQPASTPDLMAALEQTLANARAGRPIREEPSQDGELEDLSRDELNERAKDAGIKGRSKMSKKELVDALTDG
- a CDS encoding LuxR C-terminal-related transcriptional regulator, yielding MPERTVRLRAVFEHSRNAMLIADDQRHFRDANDAACRLLGAPRGWILNHRIDDVTPAEQRPAMDEIWTAFLKEGTQAGQFELQLPDGRREAVDYSATANIVPGMHLSILLPLVPGLPEPGIPEGESTALTRREAQVMGLIALGSNTEEIAERLAITQETARSHAKNAMRKLGARSRAHAVALALARGELTLS
- a CDS encoding Ku protein is translated as MPRSIWNGTITFGLVNVPIKLYSATESKTVHFHEVHIRDGAQIEHRRYCTKEDKEVDYKDVVKGYEVSEGTYVVLEKDEVKAAAGDRGKVVHLTEFVPAEDIDPVFFDRTYYVGAGDDKDAYRLLREALKHSGRAGIGRFSFHNREYLVAVRALDEALALHTLRFHDEVVSGDDLEMPSAGRKPSNQELQMADRLIDTLDVKFDPSKYEDTYRDAVLDLIKRKSKGEEIDLTEQEEPAHGDDLMAALEASLGSKK
- a CDS encoding SigB/SigF/SigG family RNA polymerase sigma factor is translated as MQLAVAVPISRRASRGSPRAKRQEALLFVSYRRDGDLRARRELIERFLPLAHMLARRYRNRSEPLEDLMQVASLALVKAIDRYDADRGTEFSSYAVPTILGELRRHFRDLSWSVHVSRGMQERVLRLSGVVEELSSELGSSPTPWQIAAAMGIPVEEVLEVLSAAASHDTVSLDGPVHRADGDSTTIADTIGTVDEGFDLAEMRPAVARALRWLPERQRTILYLRFQEDLTQSEIARRLGMSQMHVSRLIRRSLDQLRELVGEA